GGGTCGTCGCACACGGTCCTGACGGCGATCACCAGCGCCGCGGCCAGCGCGGCGTCGGCGAGATCGGACAGGTGCTCGCCGACCGTGCTGAACTGCAGCACCGGCTCGTTCTCGACGGTCGGGGCCAGGTCCAGACCGGCCAGCACCATCAGCCGGTCACGGTAGAGCGTCTGCAGCGGCAGGCTGGCCAGTCGGGTGTCGGTGACCTCGTGCGCGGCGGCGACGAACTGCTCGGCCAACGCATCCCGGTCCGGCAGCCGCACCGCGCCCGCCAACAGCCGCCAGGACTGCGGGCGCGCGACGAGGTGATCACCGAGGGCGAGCGAACCGCCGAGCACCGCGAACAACCGCCCGCGCAGCGACTTGTCCTTCAGCAGCGCGGCGTTCAGCTCGTCCCAGTCGCTCTCAAGGGCGTCGGCGAGACGCACCATCGTGCGCAGCGCGGCATCGGCATCGGGCGCGCGCGAGAGCGACCACAACAACTCGACATGGTCGTCGGTGTTCCAGCCGAGCCGGTCCAGGTCCGCCCGGGCGGTCAGCTCGACCAGGCCCAGGCGCCCGACACCGGGCAGCTTGGGACGCTGTGTGACGGGTTTGGACACCCCCCCAAGCTACAGCGACAGGTAGTTCTTCAACTCGAACGGGGTGACGGTGCTGCGGTAGTTCTCCCACTCCGTGCGCTTGTTGCGCAGGAAGTAGTCGAACACGTGCTCCCCCAAGGCTTCCGCCACCAGCTCGGAGCTCTCCATCTCCTGCAGCGCCACGCCGAGGCTGCCCGGCAGCTCCTTGTAGCCCATGGCGCGCCGTTCCTCGGGCGTCAGGCTCCACACATTGTCCTCGGCCTGCGGACCGAGCACGTAGTTCTTCTCGACACCACGCAGGCCGGCGGCCAGCAGCACCGCGTACGTCAGGTACGGGTTGCAGGCCGAGTCCGGGCTACGCACCTCGATGCGCCGCGACGACGCCTTGCGCGGGGTGTACATCGGCACCCGCACCAGCGCCGAGCGGTTGGCCGCACCCCACGACGCCGCGGTCGGTGCCTCGCCGCCGTGCACCAGCCGCTTGTAGGAGTTCACCCACTGGTTGGTGACGGCACTGATCTCGCTGGCGTGCTCAAGGATGCCTGCGATGAACGACTTCGCGACATCGGAGAGCTGCAGCGGATCGTCGGGGCCGTGGAAAGCGTTGGTGTCACCCTCGAACAGGCTCATATGGGTGTGCATCGCCGAACCGGGATGCTCGGAGAACGGCTTGGGCATGAAGGAGGCCCGCACGCCATCGCTGAGGGCGACCTCTTTGACCAGATAGCGGAACGTCATCACGTTATCGGCCATGGAAAGCGCATCGGCGTAACGCAGGTCGATCTCCTGCTGGCCGGGCGCACCCTCGTGATGGCTGAATTCGACCGAGATGCCCATCTGCTCGAGGGCGTCGATGGCGTGGCGGCGGAAGTTGGGGGCCGAGTCGTGCACGGCCTGATCGAAATAGCCGCCGTTGTCGGCCGGTACCGGCGGGTCTTCGTCGTTGCCCGGCTTGAGCAGGAAGAACTCGATCTCCGGGTGCACATAGCAGGAAAAGCCGAGATCGCTGGCCTTGGCGAGCTGGCGGCGCAGCACGTGCCGCGAATCCGCCCACGACGGGGAACCGTCGGGCATGGTGATATCGCAGAACATCCGCGCCGAGTGATGCCTGCCCGCGCTGTCCGACCACGGCAGCACCTGGAAGGTGGACGGATCGGGGCGGGCGACCATATCGGCCTCCGACACCCGGGCGAAGCCCTCGATCGAGGAGCCGTCGAAGCCGATGCCCTCCTCGAAGGCGCCCTCGAGTTCGGCGGGCGCGATCGCCACCGACTTGAGGTAGCCGAGCACGTCGGTGAACCACAACCGGACGAAACGGATATCGCGTTCCTCCAGCGTGCGCAGCACGAATTCCTTCTGGCGGTCCATAGGCGAAGCCTAGGTACCGGCTGTTAAATCTGTGTTACGCGGCCGAGTCCGGTGGCGACGAATCGGCCGATTCAGCACCGCAACCCGGCCGGGGGCGGGGTCAGATCGGTCAGGAAGGCCAGCACCGAGGTGTCGACGCAGGCGTCGCCGTTGAACACCACCGTGTGTTGGCTGCCCTCGAAGGTCACCAACGGCGCCTGCAGCTGCGCGGCCAGGTTCACCCCGGCCTGGTACGGGGTCGCCGGATCACGCGTGGTGGACACGACGATGACCTTGCCCGGCCCCGGTGAGACGGCCGGGTGCGGCTCGCGGGTGGAGGACACCGGCCACAGCGCGCAGATATCGCGCGGCGCGTACCCGGTGAAGCTGCCGTACTCCAGGAAGGGTGCGGCCGCGCGGGTGCGTCGGTCGGCGTCCACCCACACCGCGGGGTCCGGCGAGAAGCGGGAATCGGCACAACGGATCGCGGTGAAGGCATCCTGCTGGCTGCTGTAGCGGCCATTCGCATCGCGACCCAGGTAGTTGTCGGCGAGCATCAGCAGGTCGCCGGCATCGGTGCCATGGGCCAGCCCCAGCAGACCGCTGGTCAGATAGGGCCAGTACCGCTTCGAGTAGAGCGCGTTGGCGGTGCCGGTGATCGCATCGGAGTAACTCAGCCCGCGCGGGTCGGAGGTGGCGCCCGGCCGCTGGACCAGCGGGTCGATCAGCGCGTGGTAGCGGCTGACGAAGGCGGCGGGGTCGGTGCCCAGCGGGCAGGCCGGCGAGCGGGCGCAGTCGGCGGCGTACTCGTCGAAGACACCCTGGAAACCGGCGAGCTGGGCGATGTTCCGCTCGATCGGCCCCACCGCCGGGTCCAGCGCACCGTCGAGCACCATGGCGCGCACCCGATCCGGGTAGCGCTCGGCGTAGGCGGTACCGAGCGCGGTGCCATAGGAGAAGCCGAGGTAGCTCAGTTGCTCCTCACCGAGGGCGGCGCGGACGGTGTCCATGTCGTCGGCGGCGGTATCGGTGCCCAGACCGGCGAGGAACGGCGCCCCCAGCTGGTCGAGACAGCGTTGACCGAACCAGCGGTAGACCTCTTCGGTGTGCGCGATCCCGGTCGGGCTGTAATCGACCATCGGCTCGCGCCGGTAGGCGTCGATATCGGCGTCGGAGCGGCAGCGCAGCTGCGGTGTGGAATAACCGATTCCACGCGGGTCGAAGCCTACGAGATCGAAGCGCCTGCCGATCTCGGTGTCGGCCAGGGCCGTCCCCATATCGGCGACGGTGTCCACCGCCGAGGCGCCAGGACCGCCGGGATTGACCATCAATATCCCGATCCGCTCCCCCGATGCGGGTACCCGGATGACCGCCAGCTGCGCCCCGTCGACGGCGACGGTGCCGCACTGCGCGGTGGCGATGACCGGCCGGTCACCCAGCAGCTGTGCGCAGCCGCCCCACGAGACGGCGGCCTGCGCCGGCACAACCAGCACGCCGGCCAGCAACAGTGGGGCCAGCAGCATCGCGAAAAGCCTGCCCGCCAGCCACATGCGGGCCATGCTCGCACGGGTCGGCGCGCCCGCTCGCCCGCGCACCGCCGCGGAGATCAGACGGTGACGTAGCCGTGACCTGTCGGCCGCCGGTCAGCAGCGGGTGCCCGGAGGCGGAACCTGGAGGTCGACAAGGTACTTGCTGGAGATGTCGTCGACGCACCGGTCGCCCTGGAACACCACGGTGTGCTGGGTGCCCTCGTAGGTCAACAGCGTTCCGCCGAGCTGGCGGGCCAGGTCGACGCCGGCCTGGTACGGCGTCGCCGGGTCGTTGGTGGTCGACACCACCAGGGTGGGCGGCATGTTCTGCACCCGCAGTTCGTGCTGCTCCGAGGTGGGCGGCACCGGCCAGAACGCGCAGGTTCCCATCGGCGCGTTACCGGTGAACTCGCCGTAGCTCAGGAACGGGGCGACCTCGCGGGACTTGCGGTCCTGTTCGATGACGACATCGCGATCCGTGATGGGGGGTTCGTCGACGCAGTTGACGGCGACCCGCACGTCGGTCGAATTGTTGTAGTGGCCGTCGGCGTCTCGACCCATGTAGAGGTCGGAGAGCGCGAGCATGGTGTCTCCGCGGCCGGCGCGCAGCTCGGTCAACGCATCGGTCAGATGGCGCCACAGGCTCGGCGAGTACAGCGGCAGGATGGTGCCGACCACCGCATCGCTGTAACCGAGCCCGCGCGGGTCGCGGGTCCGAGCCGGTGTGTCGACGAGTGGATCGACCAACGATTTGTACACCTCGGTGGCCTTGGCCGGATCGGTGCCCAGCGGGCAGTCCGGATCCTTGGCACAGTCGGCGGCGTAGTCGTCGAATGCGGTCTGGAAGGCCTTGGCCTGACGCAGATCGGCTTCCAGCTGATCGGCGTTGGGATCGACCGCGCCGTCGAGGATCATCGCGCGCACCTTGTCTCCACCGAACAGCTCGGCGTAGGTGGCGCCGATCCTGGTGCCGTAGGAGTACCCGAGGTAGGTCAGCTTCTCGTCACCGACAGCCTGTCGCATGGCGTCGAGATCCTTTGCCACACTTTGGGTTCCGATGTTGGCGAGGAACTCTTCGCCCATCTTGTCCACGCAGCGGTCCACGAAGGCCTTGGTCTCGGCCTCGATATGGGCCACACCCTCGTCGTCGTACTCGACCGTGGGGTCCGCACGTTGGCGATCATTGTCCTCATCTGAGTTGCACCACAGCGCCGGCCTGGAGGCGCCCACCCCGCGCGGGTCGAAGCCGACCAGGTCGAAGCGTTCCCGCACCGGCTGGGGCAGGCTGCTCACCAGCGAGGCGGCCGCCTTGACGCCGGATTCGCCGGGGCCGCCGGGATTGATGAACAGGGTGCCGATCTTGGTGCCGGTGGCCTTGATGCGCATCATCGCGATCTGGGCGACGTCACCATCGGGCTTGTCGTAGTCGACCGGCACGGACAGCAGCCCGCATTCGGCACCGGTGGGGATCTGCGACTCCCCCGCACCCGCCTCGCACGGCGCCCACTGCACGGGGGTGCCGGGCCGCGGCGCGGACAGCACGGCGCGACCCTCGACGGCGTTGCTGCATCCGGATACCAGCAGCAGTGTCATCGAGGCCGCGAGGATCCCGCGCGTGAGGTTCATGGCTGACCATGCTGCCATGCGCCGACATCACAGCAGGTGAGGGCGAGGTCAGGCGCGCGCCGCGGTGAGCAGGTCCCCCAATTCGACGGTGAAATCGTCGGCCATCTCCCACAGGTCGGGCAGCAGTTCGGGGCAGGAGACGATGCCGACGTCGAGCTTGCCGCGCAGCGACATCACGGTGATGTTGAGGCCCGAGCCGTGGAAGATCGGGCCCAGCGGATACATCGCGTTCACCTCGCAGCCCAGCAGGTAGAGCGGGACCTGCGGTCCCGGCACATTGGAGACCACCAGGTTGTGCACCGGCGCGGCGGCCGAGAGCTTGCTGCGGGCGTACACGCGCATGGCGATGCCGAACACCGCCGGGGCCGCGAACTGCGTCCAGTCCTGCAGCAGGGTGGCCCCGATGGCCGAGCTGTGTTGCTTGGCCACCGAATTCGCCTCGGCGATGACCCTGAGGCGCTCGACCGGATCGGCGATGTTGGTGTGCAGCGAGGAGAACATGCCCGAGACCTGATTACGGCCGGGCCGATCGGACTTGTCATGCACCGATACCGGGATCATGGCCACCAGCGAGGACTCCGGCAGCTCGTCACGGTCGAGCAGGTACCGGCGCAGGACCCCGGCGACCAGGGCCATCACCACGTCGTTGACCTTCACCCCGAAGCGGTCCTTGACGGTCTTGATATCTGCGAGGTCCAACTCGGCGAACGAAATGTTGCGGTGTCCGGTGACATTCGCGTTGAACGGGGTCTTGGGCGCGGCGAACGGGGCCGCCATGGTCAACCCCTTGGTGGCCCGGCGCGCGGTGTCGACGACGGTGGACACCGTCGAAGGCAGCACGTTCATCAGCTTCAACGGCCGGGTGACGAACCGAAATGCACCATTGATCGCGATCTCCAGCTCGGTCGCCGAGCCGGGGCCGTCCACCGGGTCCGGCGGCGGGGCGTCGGGCTCGGTGGTGCACAACGTCGACATCAGGTTGGCGCCGGTGACACCGTCGACCGCGGCGTGGTGCACCTTGGTCAACAGTGCCAGCCGCCCGCCGGAGTGCGCGTCGGTGCCCGCGACGTTCTCGATGACCCACATCTCCCACAGCGGACGGCTGCGGTCCAGCGGCAGAGAGGCAATGTGACCGCAGATCTCCGACAGCTCGGCGCGGCCGCCGGGTGCGGGCAGTCCGATCCGGTGCAGGTGGCGCAGCACGTCGAAATCGGGGTCATCGACCCACACCGGATGGTCGAGGTTGAGACGGCTGTCGGCGAGCTTCTCCCGGAACTCGGGCATCGCCTTGACCCGCATGGCCAGCTCGTCGCGCAACCGGTCGAAGGTGTAGCCGCCGGGCATCGTGGAGGTGTCCAGCTCGAGGATGGAACAGACGTGCAACGGCTGGGCTGCCGTCTCCAGATAGAGGAAGCTGGCGTCGAGCCCACTGAGTCGTTGCATGATGCCGATGGTAGGGCTGCCGGTGATCGGTGTGAGCAAATCCACTCGACCACGCTGTTCTCCCGATGCGCCCGAAGGTGGCAGACTTGTCGGCGTCAGAAGACCCGGGGACCCGAATGGGCCTCGAGGACTACCCGACAACCCACATCGAAGGACAAAGATGTCTGAACAGTCCGTTTATGGTGCCGGCAATACCCCCGTGAAGGTGCGCACGCACCACCTGCAGAAGTGGAAGGCCGAAGGCCACAAGTGGTCCATGCTGACCGCCTACGACTACTCCACCGCCCGGATCTTCGATGAGGCCGGCATCCCGGTGCTCCTGGTCGGCGATTCCGCTGCCAACGTGGTGTACGGCTACGACACCACCGTCCGCGTCACCATCGACGAACTGATCCCGTTGGTCAGTGCGGTCGTTCGCGGCGCCCAGCACGCGCTGGTGGTCGCCGACCTGCCCTTCGGCAGCTACGAGCGCAGCGTCGACCAGGCGCTGGAGACCGCGACCAGGTTCATGAAGGAGACCGGGGCGCACGCGGTGAAGCTGGAGGGCGGCGAGCGGGTCGCAGCGCAGATCGCCGCATTGACCCAGGCGGGCATCCCGGTGATCGCCCATATCGGGTTCACCCCGCAGAGCGTCAACGGCCTCGGTGGTTACCGGGTGCAGGGGCGCGGCGACAACGGTGACCAGACCATCCACGATGCGATCGCGGTGGCCGAGGCCGGTGCGGTGGCCGTGGTGCTGGAGATGGTCCCCGCCGAGCTCGCCACCCAGATCACCGGCAAGCTGACCATCCCGACCATCGGCATCGGCGCCGGTCCCAACTGCGACGCGCAGGTGCTGGTGTGGCAGGACATGGCCGGGCTCACCTCGGGTAAGACAGCGAAGTTCGTGAAGCGGTTCGCCGAGATCGGCACCGAGCTGGGACGTGCGGCTCGGCAGTACGCCGATGAGGTCGCCGGCGGGGTGTTCCCCGCCGACGAACACTCCTACTAGCCCTCGGCCTGTTCTCCGGCTCAGCCGAAGGCAGGCGCCCGTTTACCCACGAATGCCGCGACGCCTTCTCTGCCATCGGCGGAGGAGGCGTTCGTGGCGATATGGCGCGCCTCGTTCTCCAGCTGTGCCTCGTATCCGTTCGCGTAGCTGGACAGCAACAGCTGTTTGACCGCCGAGTTGGAACCACGGGCGCCCGTAGCGATCTGCTCGGCCAGCTCGGCCAACGTGTCGGGCAGTTCGGCGTCGGGAACGACGGTGGTGACCAGACCCCAGTCCAGCGCCTCGGCGGCCTTGACCACCCGGTTGGTGATCATCAGTTCCTGGGTGCGGCGCAGGCCGATGAGCCGCGGCAGCACGTAGCTGGCTCCACCGTCCGGGCTCAACCCGGCCTTGGTGTAGGCCATCGTGAACGATGCCGATTCGGCGGCCAGCACCAGATCACCGGAGACGCCGAGGGAGAAACCGGCTCCGGCGGCGACACCGTTGACCGCGGTGATCAGGACGGCGTCCATCCGGGCGAAGGTGGACATGGCCCGGTGCAGGTCGTTGGCCATGGATTTGACGAAGACGCCCGGGTCATCGGCGGCGGCCATGGCCTTCAGATCACCGCCCGCGCAGAAGAACCGGCCGGCGCCGGTCAGGGTGACCACCTTGGTGTCCGGGGTGTCGCAGAGCGTGGCGGCGGCGGCCAAGTCGCGCGTCATCTCCGCGTTCATGCCGTTGGCGGCGTCGGGCCGGTCCAGGACGATGGTGACGACGGACCCGTCCCTGGTGAACTTCAGCGTCTCGAAAGCGGTCATGGCGCACACCGTATTACCTGGCCACCGCCAGACGTCCCACCCGCCCCGGTTTCGGCCCGCTCCCGCGCCCGGTGGGTTGTTCGCCCGAATGTGGCACGCTGTTCACAACAAGCACCGGGTGCCACATCGAACAAGGGTGAACATGCCTGCCGACAAACCAAAGACGTCGCGCCACACCGAGGTTGAGCGCAAGTTCGACGTCGTCGAGAGCACGGTCTCGCCGTCGTTCGAGGGGCTCGCTCTGGTGTCCAGGGTTCAGCACCAGCCGACCCAACTGCTGGAGGCGGTGTACTACGACACACCGTCCCATGACCTGGCCGCCCACAAGATCACCCTGCGCCGCCGCACCGGGGGCACCGACGAGGGCTGGCATGTGAAGTTGCCCGCCGGGCCGGATGCGCGGACCGAGGTGCGGGCCCCGTTGGCAGACTCGGTGCCCGAGGACATCCGCGATGTGGTCGCCGCGATCGTGCGGGACCGTTCGCTGTCGGCCGTTGCGCGCATCACCACCAACCGGACGGTGTCGCTGTTGTTCGGCGCCGACGGCACGCCGCTGGCCGAGTTCTGCGATGACCAGGTCGACGCGGCGGCGTTGCGGCCCGACAGCGAGCCGCAGACCTGGCGGGAGTGGGAGCTGGAGCTGATCGGCCAGCCGCGCAAAGCCGCCGATCTGTTGGACCGACTGTCCAACCGGCTGTTGGACGCGGGCGCGGTACCGGCCGGGCACGGGTCGAAGCTGGCGCGCGTGTTGGCTACCGGTGAGCCGTCGACGGCCGGAGTCGAGACCTCCGATCCGGTGCGCCGGGCGGTGGCCGAGAACGTCGCCGAGCTGTTGGTGTGGGATCGGGCGGTGCGCGCCGACGCGTGGGATTCGGTGCACCAGATGCGCGTCACCACCCGCAAGATCCGGAGCCTGCTGGCCGACGAGTCGTTCGGGTTGCCCGAGGATTCCTGGATCCTCGACGAGCTGAAGCTACTGGCGGGCATCCTCGGGGTGGCCCGTGACGCCGAGGTGCTCGCCGAGAAGTACGAGAAGGCACTGGACTCGCTGGCCCCGGAGTTGGTGCGCGGTCCGGTGCGGGCTCGGCTGGTCGACGGTGCCAAGGCTCGCTATGCGGGTGGGTGGCGCCGGTCGTTGATGGCGATGCGCTCGGAGCGGTACTTCCGGCTGCTCGACGGTCTCGACGAGTTGGTGGCCGCGCCGTCGGAGACCACCGAGAAGTCCGGGTCGGAGTCGGCCGCGGCGAGCATGGCGGCGGCCTACAAGAAGGTGCAGAAGGCGGCGAAGGCTGCCGCCGACGATGGCACCGACGAGTCTCTGCACCGGATCCGCAAGCGTGCCAAGCGACTTCGTTATACCGCCTCGGCGATCGGTGACACCGCGGTGGAGGCCAAGGCCAAGACGATCCAGAGCCTGCTCGGCGACCACCAGGACAGCGTGGTGAGCCGGACCCATCTGCTGCACGAGGCCGACGCCGCGCATGCCGCCGGCGAGGACACCTTCACCTACGGCGTGCTGTACCAGAAGGAGGTCGAGGTGGCCCTTGAGGCCGAGGCCGGGATCGACGAGGCGTTGGCGTCGCTGAAGAAGGCCGTCAAGAAGTAGCGGGCGGACGAGCTGGCCTGTAAGCCGGATTCTGTACCGGCCTCCTGACGGAGGACCGATAGGCGACCATCCATCTGGACACACCGTCGCCGGGTGCCTCAAGCGGCCTACCCGCAAGCTCGGGCGAGCAGCCCTCGAACGCTCGCGCGACCGCAACCAGGTTGCGGCCTTCTTGGCCTTGCTTCGGGTGGGGTTTGCCTAGCCATCCCGGTCACCCGGGATGCTGGTGCGCTCTTACCGCACCGTTTCACCCTTACCGCCCTTGCGGGCGGCGGTCTGTTTTCTGTGGCACTTTCCCGCGGGTTGCCCCGGATTGCCGTTAGCAATCACCCTGCTCTGTGAAGTCCGGACTTTCCTCGAACCCCGGGTCGCCCCGTGGCCCGCGGCCGCCCGGCCAACTCGTCCGCGCGCGCAACGGTAGCACCACATCGCCGCTGGCCCAGCATCGTCGGGCGGCGGCGGTGAGCGGACGCCAGAGCTTTCCGCGTCAGAACGGCGGGTCGCCGTCGAGAGCGATAGCGGCTGCGTTGCGGGTGCGTTCGGCGTTGATGCGGTAGTCGCGGTCGTGTTGGCGGGTGCGTTGGCGTCGCGGGATGGCCGGTTCGCAGTTGCGCTCATCGATGAGGGTGATGTGTCGCGCTCGTGGGATCTCGACGTCAGATGTTCTGCGTGGGAACAGGACTGGCGCCAGTGGCATCGTCGCGTATCGGTGCCCGGACGGTGAGGCCCATTCGGTGGTGCCGTCGGGGTGAGCTTTCGGGGTCCAGCCAGTTTTCAGTGTTTTGAGCAGGTGGTGTTCGCGGCAGAGCGGTCGCAGATTGCCCGGATGGGTCGCCCCGGCCGGCCACGCGACGACATGGTCCAGATCGCAGCGTTGGGCGGGTTTTCCGCAGCCGGGGAAACAGCAGGTCATCGCGGTCATCCGGACGTAGGCCGCTAGCTTGGCCGAGGGGCGGTAGCGGGGTTCGGAGCCCAGGACTGTTGCGCTGCTCAGGGGCCGGACTTTGGCGCCGCCTGCGATGAGGTCGGCGAGTAGGTGGGCGGGGATGATCGCGCCGTCGAGGGTGATCCCGGCACTCAGGCCCGTTTTGGCGGCCGGGGCAGTAGGTGTCGAGGGCGCCGAGGGTGGCTGTGGCTCGGCCTCGGACGGCGTGGCCGCGGGTTTCTCGGGCGCTGCCGATCCGGTCCTCGGGTCCTGACTACCGCTGCCATCGGGCGTGGGCCCAGTATCTGGCTTTGCCCCGTGCCCGCTTTCGGGGTCTTGTCCGGTGAGGACGTAGATGGTGACCGCACCGGCGCGAGGGTCTTTCCCTGATCCTGCGCAGTCAGGGTTGCTGCAGAGGCAGGTGAGTCGGTCGGCTCCGGCCAGGACCGCGGCCAGGGCGTCGGCGCGGCGTTCGGCCACGGTCCGCGGATCCTCAGAACAAACACCATGGGCGAGGTCGTTGAGGCGGGTGTCGCTGATCGCGGCGTCGGTGGCACGCATCCGTCCCCAGAACGACACCACCCCGTCGGGATCGTCACGGTCACCGAAGTCGATATAGCGGTCTTTGGCCGCGACCTTGGACCGGATGACCGCGACCGGGTCGAATGTGTGCACCCAGTAGTCGACCGCCCGGATCAACGCGGTCTCAGAGAGCGTGCCGTATTGGTGGGCGGTGCCGGCGATCCCGGCATCGATCAACGCCAACGCCTCCTCATCGCAGACCAGCTGGGTGCGCCAGGTGATCGCGGCGATCACCTTCGCCGACACCGACCCTTGCGCGAACACCTCGGCGGTGCGGGGCAGCCGGTCACGCAGGGCCATCGCGATGCGCATCTGGGCACTGGCGGCCCGGGGTCCGAGAGTGCAGGCCGCAGTGATCTCGGCTTTGGCGAGTGCCCATCCGTCGATCAGCTTCAACGCCGACGATTCGTCTTCGTCCTCGCAGTGCCGTGCGGTGACTTCGGCGATCGCGGCCAGCCGCCGGGCCGCCGCGGCCGCCTCGGCGCGGGTGGCATCGGTGACCTCGGCGATGAGCGCCTCATCGCTCAACTCCGACAGCCCCGACAGTTCGAACATATGTTCTATACTACCCGCGCACCCCGGCGGGGCAAGGCCGATCGAGGCGCCTGTGGATAACCCTGTAACGCCTGCTCAAGGTGCGGAATGGGCGTTGATCGGCATGGGATCGGCGGTCTGTGCGATGAGTCGTTGACTCACCGAAAGTGCGCGCGTCAGCGCCGGCGCAACACCATCACATTGTCGGTCAAATGCCCCGGTTGCCCGTCCGGTCCCACGGCGTCGCGGGCCACCGCCTCGATGCGCACCCGCTCCCAGTCCTCGCCGAGCTCCAGGCCGGCCACCACCTCCTCGGCCGACGGGAACTGGACATGCTGATGGTTCGACCACGGTGGCGCATCGCCGTGATCGACGATCAGCAGCACCCCACCCGGCGCCACCGCCTCGGCCGCCCGCCGCAACACCCGCACCCGATCCATCGGCAGCTTCGAATGCAGGAACTGGGCCGACACCAGATCGAACTGCCCCTCGGGGAAGCTGACCTCCAGATCGTGATGCTGAAAGTCGATGTGGCTCAACAGCTCCCCCGCATCCTGCTGCGCCCGCTCCAGCGCGACCTCCGAGACATCGGTGGCCACCACCGACCAGCCGCGCGAGGCCAGCCAC
The sequence above is drawn from the Mycolicibacterium neoaurum VKM Ac-1815D genome and encodes:
- a CDS encoding glutamine synthetase family protein yields the protein MDRQKEFVLRTLEERDIRFVRLWFTDVLGYLKSVAIAPAELEGAFEEGIGFDGSSIEGFARVSEADMVARPDPSTFQVLPWSDSAGRHHSARMFCDITMPDGSPSWADSRHVLRRQLAKASDLGFSCYVHPEIEFFLLKPGNDEDPPVPADNGGYFDQAVHDSAPNFRRHAIDALEQMGISVEFSHHEGAPGQQEIDLRYADALSMADNVMTFRYLVKEVALSDGVRASFMPKPFSEHPGSAMHTHMSLFEGDTNAFHGPDDPLQLSDVAKSFIAGILEHASEISAVTNQWVNSYKRLVHGGEAPTAASWGAANRSALVRVPMYTPRKASSRRIEVRSPDSACNPYLTYAVLLAAGLRGVEKNYVLGPQAEDNVWSLTPEERRAMGYKELPGSLGVALQEMESSELVAEALGEHVFDYFLRNKRTEWENYRSTVTPFELKNYLSL
- a CDS encoding alpha/beta hydrolase, giving the protein MARMWLAGRLFAMLLAPLLLAGVLVVPAQAAVSWGGCAQLLGDRPVIATAQCGTVAVDGAQLAVIRVPASGERIGILMVNPGGPGASAVDTVADMGTALADTEIGRRFDLVGFDPRGIGYSTPQLRCRSDADIDAYRREPMVDYSPTGIAHTEEVYRWFGQRCLDQLGAPFLAGLGTDTAADDMDTVRAALGEEQLSYLGFSYGTALGTAYAERYPDRVRAMVLDGALDPAVGPIERNIAQLAGFQGVFDEYAADCARSPACPLGTDPAAFVSRYHALIDPLVQRPGATSDPRGLSYSDAITGTANALYSKRYWPYLTSGLLGLAHGTDAGDLLMLADNYLGRDANGRYSSQQDAFTAIRCADSRFSPDPAVWVDADRRTRAAAPFLEYGSFTGYAPRDICALWPVSSTREPHPAVSPGPGKVIVVSTTRDPATPYQAGVNLAAQLQAPLVTFEGSQHTVVFNGDACVDTSVLAFLTDLTPPPAGLRC
- a CDS encoding alpha/beta hydrolase; protein product: MNLTRGILAASMTLLLVSGCSNAVEGRAVLSAPRPGTPVQWAPCEAGAGESQIPTGAECGLLSVPVDYDKPDGDVAQIAMMRIKATGTKIGTLFINPGGPGESGVKAAASLVSSLPQPVRERFDLVGFDPRGVGASRPALWCNSDEDNDRQRADPTVEYDDEGVAHIEAETKAFVDRCVDKMGEEFLANIGTQSVAKDLDAMRQAVGDEKLTYLGYSYGTRIGATYAELFGGDKVRAMILDGAVDPNADQLEADLRQAKAFQTAFDDYAADCAKDPDCPLGTDPAKATEVYKSLVDPLVDTPARTRDPRGLGYSDAVVGTILPLYSPSLWRHLTDALTELRAGRGDTMLALSDLYMGRDADGHYNNSTDVRVAVNCVDEPPITDRDVVIEQDRKSREVAPFLSYGEFTGNAPMGTCAFWPVPPTSEQHELRVQNMPPTLVVSTTNDPATPYQAGVDLARQLGGTLLTYEGTQHTVVFQGDRCVDDISSKYLVDLQVPPPGTRC
- a CDS encoding WS/DGAT/MGAT family O-acyltransferase; this translates as MQRLSGLDASFLYLETAAQPLHVCSILELDTSTMPGGYTFDRLRDELAMRVKAMPEFREKLADSRLNLDHPVWVDDPDFDVLRHLHRIGLPAPGGRAELSEICGHIASLPLDRSRPLWEMWVIENVAGTDAHSGGRLALLTKVHHAAVDGVTGANLMSTLCTTEPDAPPPDPVDGPGSATELEIAINGAFRFVTRPLKLMNVLPSTVSTVVDTARRATKGLTMAAPFAAPKTPFNANVTGHRNISFAELDLADIKTVKDRFGVKVNDVVMALVAGVLRRYLLDRDELPESSLVAMIPVSVHDKSDRPGRNQVSGMFSSLHTNIADPVERLRVIAEANSVAKQHSSAIGATLLQDWTQFAAPAVFGIAMRVYARSKLSAAAPVHNLVVSNVPGPQVPLYLLGCEVNAMYPLGPIFHGSGLNITVMSLRGKLDVGIVSCPELLPDLWEMADDFTVELGDLLTAARA
- the panB gene encoding 3-methyl-2-oxobutanoate hydroxymethyltransferase — encoded protein: MSEQSVYGAGNTPVKVRTHHLQKWKAEGHKWSMLTAYDYSTARIFDEAGIPVLLVGDSAANVVYGYDTTVRVTIDELIPLVSAVVRGAQHALVVADLPFGSYERSVDQALETATRFMKETGAHAVKLEGGERVAAQIAALTQAGIPVIAHIGFTPQSVNGLGGYRVQGRGDNGDQTIHDAIAVAEAGAVAVVLEMVPAELATQITGKLTIPTIGIGAGPNCDAQVLVWQDMAGLTSGKTAKFVKRFAEIGTELGRAARQYADEVAGGVFPADEHSY
- a CDS encoding enoyl-CoA hydratase/isomerase family protein, with product MTAFETLKFTRDGSVVTIVLDRPDAANGMNAEMTRDLAAAATLCDTPDTKVVTLTGAGRFFCAGGDLKAMAAADDPGVFVKSMANDLHRAMSTFARMDAVLITAVNGVAAGAGFSLGVSGDLVLAAESASFTMAYTKAGLSPDGGASYVLPRLIGLRRTQELMITNRVVKAAEALDWGLVTTVVPDAELPDTLAELAEQIATGARGSNSAVKQLLLSSYANGYEAQLENEARHIATNASSADGREGVAAFVGKRAPAFG
- a CDS encoding CYTH and CHAD domain-containing protein, which encodes MPADKPKTSRHTEVERKFDVVESTVSPSFEGLALVSRVQHQPTQLLEAVYYDTPSHDLAAHKITLRRRTGGTDEGWHVKLPAGPDARTEVRAPLADSVPEDIRDVVAAIVRDRSLSAVARITTNRTVSLLFGADGTPLAEFCDDQVDAAALRPDSEPQTWREWELELIGQPRKAADLLDRLSNRLLDAGAVPAGHGSKLARVLATGEPSTAGVETSDPVRRAVAENVAELLVWDRAVRADAWDSVHQMRVTTRKIRSLLADESFGLPEDSWILDELKLLAGILGVARDAEVLAEKYEKALDSLAPELVRGPVRARLVDGAKARYAGGWRRSLMAMRSERYFRLLDGLDELVAAPSETTEKSGSESAAASMAAAYKKVQKAAKAAADDGTDESLHRIRKRAKRLRYTASAIGDTAVEAKAKTIQSLLGDHQDSVVSRTHLLHEADAAHAAGEDTFTYGVLYQKEVEVALEAEAGIDEALASLKKAVKK